Genomic segment of Diachasmimorpha longicaudata isolate KC_UGA_2023 chromosome 14, iyDiaLong2, whole genome shotgun sequence:
AGTGAGTTTAATCGggacgagagagacagaggaaaCAAAACGCACACGGTGAAGCGAGTTTTCGCTGGTAAGAGAGATATAGCTGTACCCAGTGGTTTCTACTAGGAGTGAGTGTGAGGATAACTCAGTGTCGCGTGGGAGTCATGCCACATGCCAGTCGTTTCCTTTTTTACGtactttgaattttatcatccgaggaattggaaaattggatATTTATTGACTTtaggaatattattttcatgtgAATTGCGGTGTTTCAAGGTAACATAACTCTTTGAAAATCGCACCGACGACTgtagataataaaattcataattaacaCAATCGCCTCGAAAAAAACATTACGCCTATTGAGAACAGTCGTCAAGGAGTGAAAACAGAATCCTATCTATTTGAAACGCAATCCCCAACCTGAGAACGGAAGCGAGAGTACGCGATGAGCGTAGCAAGATTAAATAACTGAAAAATGCCCCCAAAGCCCTCAAAGATTTCACCAGTTTTACCTTGTAAACTTGACCGTATGTGCCATTTCCAACGACTTCGATGAGCTCGAAGATGCCTGCTGGATCCTGCAAAGAAATTATATGCATTAAAATGGTGGAAAACCATCATACCTTACACTGTATGCCATTGGGGGAAGAGGGGGAGAGGTGCATTCTCGAAGGCATTCCATAAGTCATTATATTGATGACGCACACGCGTCAGACAACTCTCGACTCGTGTTCTCCAGTCACGCTGCGTTCTATTCTGATTAGTAATACATGAACAACGTgacgaaaaaataatctacAGAAAACTATCCTAAAACTGCTGGTGAACCATTTTGCCCACAACCATCTTATCGCTTAAAGTTTagtcatttcaatttaaatctCAGCAAACGATTAGGAGTTGGACTGTTtcaaaaaaacaacaaataaTAAACATATTAGAACTTTCGATAACTGCACCCGTTTTTTAGAAGTTTACAGTAATTGAATTAAGCTCacgaaaattaaacaaatttcaaTCATTCATGGATTGATAAACAAAGAATGTTTACAGATATTCCCCATACTCGATTCAACGGAGAAATATTATGATTAAAGGAAATAAAGAATGTGATTTGTTTTTTCCTAGTTTTCCACCTCCGATAGAAAAATCCCTCTTCGACAATACATTTAGTATTCTACATGGTTCCTATGATTTCCAAACATTCCCATACCAAAACCCAAAATCCacgtttgaaaaaataatcaagaacTAAACTGATAACAAAAACCCGAACTCCTGACTAATCTGTCTTGTCACTGGTGTCTGACAACACCGGAACAGTATCTAAATTCTCTGGACACACCCGTAGCCCGAAGAAAAATCCTATTGATATGCCAGTACGAACCGTCCAAATTTTCCTGGGCGAATCCCGTGACAAATGTCTCTAtacaaaaaacattaaaaaatcacaaaacccTCTAATAATGTCGCACCGCGTCGAGATGTCTTGCCCCCTCACAGGCGGCACTTGTCGTTTCCGAAAGCCCGTGAAAACGTAGCGATCGGGCAAAAAAACTCCCCAAAAAATAAACTTCCAAGCCTTCTCCAGGGAAAACAATTTAAACCATGAATTTTAATACCTTGAGTGCGTTCAGGTCGATATCATCCAGAGAGCAGTTAACACTCGGTGCCAAATTATGCGCCATCTTGATACGCCACTAGTGCTCCCTCTGTCTATCCCACGTATTCCCAATATCTGCGTCTCACTTCACTGTTAAATGTGCCCCCACCCCCCGTTACTCCACCGTTTGGAAGCCACCACCCGCACAGAATCACCGTAAACTGAATAAATACTGAGCGAACCAGGAAAAAAAGTGAGCAAAACGAGATGACAGGGTAACCTATCACAAACTGAACACGCCACACCCCTGACTGGGCTCCTTCCTCGATcggatgatgaaaaaaaattgagaacttGAATGATTGTACGTCGGTAATATCGCACACAGACACTGAGCACATACACCAACATCCACGGCACGCCTATGTGTGCCCCCCAGGGTTCCTTGTCCCTGTTAATTCTCCGATAGTGTCAGGAATTCGCAACTCCTCGATGCACAAACTCGTCAACTCAATATTCCTCCTCTGAGTTCACTCCCCGGTTTCACGCTTATTCATTATTGCTGATTTTTGtggtagaaaaaaatgttattgggCACTGGGTATCCGCGTCAAGTCACACCCGCAGCGACACATGGCAATGTGGACgtgaccttttttttttcacagaaaaaaaaatagagtctCCGTGGAGGAGTCGTCAGTGGTGCGAGCGTGAATACTTGGGAGTCCCTGTCCTAGTCTCATTCGGAGATTTGAGATGGTGGAGGCGAAGAGGCCTTTAAACCACGTCTTCGGGTGATGGTGGACACTTGAAAATTACTAACGTCCCCTCGCCCTCCTCCGCGTGGGTGAGGGGCCACTAGCGGAGGATGCAGGAGTTTCTTTGTTGTGGAGGGGGATTAAGCCTGCTGATACTGAGTTTCTGTCGCCGGCGACATTTGGCGCGGAAACTTAAATGTCGATGTATAACCCGTCGATTGTTCTCAAAAGATTTTACAAGATGTCAGCACCTGACAATTCACCTGAAAGCATCGCAGGTGCGCAGGTAAATTCGCCTGTGCAGTTGCCATGGTGACAGATTGAAAACGATGAAATCAATTAATCGAATCAGAACAAAACATTGCAACAAAATATAAGATGAGTTAGAACTATTGTTTACATTTCTCCTCGTATTtgtgaagataaaaaaataccatCAAAGACTGATTTTAATCCCACGTTTGATCATGGACTGGAGAAACGACATTGAATCAACCACAAAAAAGGTAAACCCTGAaactataataataaaatactctccagtgttaattatttatttttacaattttttttaatgatgaaaaacgATTTCCggtgataagaattatttgcaGCAGCTGATACCAAGATTAGGGAGACGGGCAGCTCATAACATCAACCAGGATGATGGCAGGTTTGAGGATGAGAGTTTAGACAGTCCCAGCACAGGCGTGTCTTCCGCAGCTTCTGGGAAAAGCATTCAGGTTCCCGTAGCACCTCCGAGGACCCGAAAAACTGGATGGGGCGATGAGTTGAAGAGTGCtaagtatttatttaattacttgTGATATATTCTAGGATAGGAGACGATTTATGTCATcctctataaaaattattcatgtttttatttcattttcagaGGGCGAACGAACCAAATTCTGGAACAGTGAGCACTTCACTTGacaatatttgtttttaattgataaaaaataagtaTATGGATTTAATGctttttcaggggaaaattgcgaaaatcgAATGCTGAAGAATCAATCGAcggtaataaaatataaatgaatggAATAATAATAGATGCTAAATGTTGCACTATTTAGCGGAAGTTAATATGTATTCCCCCTTAAAACTGAACTCAATTACTCAGCTTTAATAGTCCCCAAGAATTCAATTAAGTTTCCTTCCTctgatcttcaaaaaaaattccagacatCCCGATACTCCCCGATGCAGAGGATTTCGTTGAGGAGAATTTATTGTCTGAATCATCTGCTCACTCGTAAGTACATCAAAGGTTTGAAAAAAAGGTCGATAAAGGCTTCCAAGTATTGAACAATAGTGGAATGCGTATGGAATTTAGGGGGATGAATCGGGTCACAACTTACCAAGAATTGGACACTGATCTTATTAAAAATGCCTCCTTCGCATTTTTGGATGATGTGAACCTCTCCCTCCTGACGGAGAAGCTGTATCCTGAAAAACTAGTACAAGAGTCCGACGAAGTCTGGAACTGGGAGTCGACATTCATTCAAGTGTCTTCCGAGCTGAACAGTGAAGCCCAGAAGAAGAGCGAAACCTGAATGATACTTGTTGCACTCAGTGAAATTTACTGAATGATTTTGTGGCTTCATATCTTTCTTATCGTCGGTTTacatgttgaataaaaaacatttaatgCTCAATATTTGGATTATATGCGTCTGTGTACTAATTTATGTACTTGTCtgtccattttttaaaaatgcatTTCGTTATTCTCTCCCTAGAGTTTTataaatcattaatttcatttactATCAAGAAATTATTGCCAAGTCACGATTcccattcaaatttttatcattgatgTCTGTTAGAATGTTTCACAATGCTAATatggttaattaaaaaaaaatggcatacTGCGAATCTGCAGTGCCTGTATATGGAAGCGACAAATTACCTCGTCTGACCTATTCGATTGCCCCCCAATTTGGAAATCGCGGTAGTTCGAGGAGCGACGTGAAGACTCAACCGTGCAGGCGGTAACAAATCCGTGATGCCGAAACATCACGAAGTTGTGAAAACGCGCAATCGGGAGCCGAACACAAGCTACTTGAAGCGACCACGTGACAACACCCACTGAGCAGATCTGCCATATATCTATACGTTAGCGATCAATGTTCAGCTGCGCCATCACTAGCACACACTTCCACAAAACATCTACAGTCAAAGCTTATATATCTAAACTATAGGGTTGATAAATGCTTGAGAgaaattgggaaaattgaaggaaaagtGTGGAATACCTCGACTGCCATTTGCATTTCTTCTTGTGCGAATAATTGAACGACTAACCTCTCTTTAGCTTCAGAATAAGTTTTTCACGTGTAGAAATCGAATATCtccgttattattattaattcagcaaaattttgcaatattttttctgctAATGGTAttttgtgtgaaaaaaatagtgaGTGAAAATCTGAGTGTGggaagaaattatttccaattggTTACTGTCTTTTTCGtaattcattcattgattgagccatttttttttggcgggaAACCCGATACAGAGATTCAAAAGTAGGTGCCCACCTAGCGATCATCTCTATAGACGTTATACCCTCTCCTCGTTGGCGGTATATTTCGATATATGCATTTTGTATTTTGTTGCCTGGAGAGCTGAAGAAAAATGCATAATTCTCACCCTACGTTAGGAAGTCGATCCCAAGGATGGTAAGTCCAATTACTCAACTTtttgagtgatttttattaaacgtTGCTCTCTGTCTGGTCATAGCAAGGATTTTTCGAAACCAGAATTTACTACCGTTCGCTTCTACCTGgggttcttttcacccccaaccaCCCTACAGAATTATAAAACGTAGAATGAGACCAGTATAAGAGGAAGGCATAATGGATTCAGAACAGCAGTTGCCCGCCACCCGCCGGAGCATCTACGTCGTCTCGTCGTTAAAAAAGTGAATACAGGTAAAGGGCCGAGTAGGGACTACATGGTAAATTTAAagagatgaataaataaataaaatctccATGAACATCTCAAGTGTAACATAATCCATCATCTGgaaattatcatttaaacaTTGTTTGGATCAGACgtggagagaataaaaatattctactgT
This window contains:
- the LOC135169304 gene encoding intraflagellar transport protein 43 homolog isoform X3 translates to MDWRNDIESTTKKLIPRLGRRAAHNINQDDGRFEDESLDSPSTGVSSAASGKSIQVPVAPPRTRKTGWGDELKSAKGRTNQILEQGKLRKSNAEESIDDIPILPDAEDFVEENLLSESSAHSGMNRVTTYQELDTDLIKNASFAFLDDVNLSLLTEKLYPEKLVQESDEVWNWESTFIQVSSELNSEAQKKSET
- the LOC135169304 gene encoding intraflagellar transport protein 43 homolog isoform X2, translated to MDWRNDIESTTKKQLIPRLGRRAAHNINQDDGRFEDESLDSPSTGVSSAASGKSIQVPVAPPRTRKTGWGDELKSAKGRTNQILEQGKLRKSNAEESIDDIPILPDAEDFVEENLLSESSAHSGMNRVTTYQELDTDLIKNASFAFLDDVNLSLLTEKLYPEKLVQESDEVWNWESTFIQVSSELNSEAQKKSET
- the LOC135169304 gene encoding intraflagellar transport protein 43 homolog isoform X1, encoding MDWRNDIESTTKKNYLQQLIPRLGRRAAHNINQDDGRFEDESLDSPSTGVSSAASGKSIQVPVAPPRTRKTGWGDELKSAKGRTNQILEQGKLRKSNAEESIDDIPILPDAEDFVEENLLSESSAHSGMNRVTTYQELDTDLIKNASFAFLDDVNLSLLTEKLYPEKLVQESDEVWNWESTFIQVSSELNSEAQKKSET